One genomic window of Moorella glycerini includes the following:
- a CDS encoding potassium channel family protein, with translation MYVIVAGGGKIGFNLTKSLMDGGQEVLLIEKDPRKFRWLEDHLGQVVLRGDATEVATLEKAGCRRADVVAAVTGFDEDNIMICRLAQKVFGVNRVIGRVNNPQNEDAFRLLGINNVINSTRLIYRLVLQEVDVCGLIPLLTLKGGAVEFVETVLRRNRRQKRWQLKTWSCPSSACSWPLSGMRNSSFPAGMSSCSPAIRLLPPPGRTKSRPCGAPSWVRPIKGKPAGPCRYAEKPFTP, from the coding sequence ATGTATGTAATTGTCGCCGGCGGTGGGAAAATCGGTTTTAACCTTACCAAGTCTTTGATGGACGGTGGCCAGGAAGTTTTGTTGATCGAGAAGGACCCGCGCAAATTCCGCTGGCTGGAAGACCACCTGGGCCAGGTAGTCCTGCGGGGTGATGCCACCGAGGTGGCCACCCTAGAAAAGGCCGGCTGCCGGCGGGCCGATGTGGTGGCGGCCGTTACCGGTTTTGATGAGGATAATATCATGATTTGCCGCCTGGCCCAGAAAGTCTTTGGTGTCAACCGGGTAATCGGGCGCGTTAATAATCCCCAGAATGAAGACGCCTTCCGGCTGCTGGGGATCAACAATGTTATCAACAGCACCCGTTTAATTTACCGGCTGGTTTTGCAGGAAGTTGATGTCTGCGGCCTCATTCCCCTGCTTACACTGAAGGGCGGTGCCGTGGAATTCGTGGAAACCGTCTTGCGCCGCAATCGCCGGCAGAAAAGGTGGCAGTTAAAGACCTGGTCCTGCCCGAGCAGTGCTTGCTCATGGCCATTATCCGGGATGAGGAACTCATCTTTCCCCGCGGGGATGTCGTCCTGCTCCCCGGCGATCAGGTTATTGCCGCCGCCCGGACGGACGAAGTCGAGGCCCTGCGGCGCGCCCTCCTGGGTGAGGCCAATTAAAGGGAAACCGGCCGGGCCCTGCAGATATGCAGAAAAGCCCTTTACCCCGTAG
- the ilvC gene encoding ketol-acid reductoisomerase, with translation MAVVYYDQDADLGVLKGKKIAIMGYGSQGHAQAQNLKDSGLDVVVGLRPGSKSRAAAEAAGLTVKTVAEAAAAADIIQILLPDETQARVYREEIAPHLTAGKVLMFSHGFNIHFNQIVPPADVDVIMVAPKGPGHLVRRMYVEGQGVPALLAIYQDASGRAKEIGLAYAKGIGAARAGVIETTFKEETETDLFGEQAVLCGGATALVKAGFEILVEAGYQPEIAYFECLNELKLIVDLMYEGGIKYMRYSISDTAEYGDVTRGPRIIDDHVRATMKSILKEIQDGVFAREWILENQAGRPSFNALRKKEREHLIEQVGDTLREMMPWLKK, from the coding sequence GTGGCCGTAGTGTATTATGATCAGGATGCCGACCTGGGCGTCCTTAAAGGCAAAAAAATTGCCATCATGGGCTATGGCAGCCAGGGACATGCCCAGGCGCAGAATTTAAAGGACAGCGGCCTGGATGTAGTCGTAGGTCTGCGTCCTGGAAGCAAATCCCGGGCGGCAGCTGAGGCGGCGGGCCTGACGGTAAAGACGGTGGCTGAAGCCGCGGCCGCAGCCGATATTATCCAGATTTTGCTACCGGACGAAACCCAGGCCAGGGTCTATCGCGAGGAGATCGCCCCGCACCTTACAGCAGGCAAGGTACTTATGTTCTCCCATGGGTTTAATATTCACTTTAACCAGATTGTGCCGCCGGCGGATGTGGATGTCATTATGGTTGCTCCGAAAGGACCTGGTCACCTGGTACGTCGTATGTATGTTGAAGGCCAGGGGGTACCGGCCCTTCTGGCCATTTACCAGGATGCCAGCGGCAGGGCTAAAGAAATCGGCCTGGCTTATGCTAAAGGAATAGGTGCTGCCCGGGCCGGAGTAATTGAAACTACTTTCAAAGAGGAAACCGAAACTGACTTGTTTGGTGAACAGGCCGTCCTCTGCGGGGGGGCTACGGCCCTGGTCAAGGCCGGCTTCGAGATCCTGGTGGAGGCAGGCTACCAGCCGGAAATTGCTTACTTTGAATGCCTGAACGAACTGAAGCTTATTGTCGACCTCATGTATGAAGGCGGCATCAAGTATATGCGCTATTCCATCAGCGACACGGCCGAGTACGGCGATGTCACCAGGGGTCCCAGGATTATCGACGACCATGTGCGGGCCACCATGAAGTCCATTCTCAAAGAGATCCAGGACGGTGTCTTTGCCCGGGAATGGATCCTGGAAAACCAGGCCGGCAGGCCGAGCTTTAATGCATTGAGGAAAAAGGAACGGGAGCACCTCATCGAACAGGTCGGCGACACCTTGCGGGAAATGATGCCCTGGTTGAAGAAATAG
- the cobO gene encoding cob(I)yrinic acid a,c-diamide adenosyltransferase produces MAGLEQGLVQVYTGEAKGKSTAAFGLALRACGHGLKVLIVQFMKTPDYGEHKAFPRLAPEVEVKTFGRKGFIHRGGARPEDYEQARAALAFARETMHSGRVDILILDEINNALYFGLLTEAEVLAFLAERPPQVEVVLTGRNAPAGIIAAADLVTEMRQVKHPYEKGIKARKGIEY; encoded by the coding sequence ATGGCAGGTTTAGAGCAGGGGCTGGTCCAGGTCTATACCGGCGAGGCTAAAGGCAAGAGTACGGCCGCCTTTGGCCTGGCCTTGAGGGCCTGCGGGCATGGGCTCAAGGTACTGATTGTCCAGTTTATGAAAACGCCTGATTACGGCGAGCATAAGGCCTTCCCGCGGCTGGCGCCGGAGGTAGAGGTAAAAACCTTTGGCCGCAAAGGTTTCATCCACCGGGGCGGCGCCAGGCCTGAAGATTACGAGCAGGCCAGGGCGGCGCTGGCCTTTGCCCGGGAAACCATGCATAGCGGCAGGGTGGACATCCTCATCCTGGATGAAATCAACAACGCCCTTTATTTCGGCCTCTTAACAGAAGCAGAAGTCCTGGCTTTCCTGGCGGAGCGGCCGCCGCAGGTGGAAGTCGTCCTCACCGGCCGCAATGCCCCGGCGGGGATTATTGCTGCCGCCGACCTGGTAACGGAAATGCGCCAGGTAAAACATCCTTACGAAAAGGGGATAAAGGCCAGGAAAGGGATCGAATACTAA
- a CDS encoding universal stress protein → MTEVHTNPLGVFLALTFIVSMGRLFWWMLHVPPAVPYEVAHVTRTVQAIKRILVPVVDTEYARRAIELACRLGSEQNAEIILLAVLEVPLTSPLGIALPETEARLNHILAQAAEIVEFHHLPCRTRIIRARTAGTGILQAVEEEEVQLIVIGVRPKRQIGGLGSTSEWLLRRASCEILIDHQPA, encoded by the coding sequence ATGACTGAGGTGCATACCAATCCCTTGGGTGTTTTTCTGGCCCTTACTTTTATTGTTAGTATGGGGCGGCTGTTCTGGTGGATGCTCCACGTCCCGCCGGCGGTGCCCTACGAGGTAGCCCATGTCACCCGGACCGTCCAGGCCATCAAGCGCATCCTGGTCCCGGTGGTGGACACGGAGTATGCCCGGCGGGCCATTGAGCTGGCCTGCCGGCTGGGTAGCGAACAGAATGCGGAAATAATCCTGCTGGCCGTTCTGGAGGTCCCCTTAACCTCGCCTCTGGGGATAGCCTTGCCCGAGACAGAAGCCCGTCTCAACCATATCCTGGCACAGGCGGCAGAAATTGTCGAATTTCACCACCTGCCCTGCCGGACGAGGATAATTCGCGCCCGGACGGCCGGGACCGGCATCCTCCAGGCCGTTGAGGAAGAAGAAGTCCAGCTAATAGTTATCGGCGTCCGGCCCAAGCGGCAGATCGGCGGCCTGGGCAGCACCTCAGAATGGTTGTTACGCCGGGCAAGTTGCGAGATCTTAATCGATCACCAACCTGCATAG
- a CDS encoding potassium channel family protein: MKIIIIGCSRLGASLANLLAAQGHEVSVIDPKAEALERLDHDFPGQTFIGVGIDLELLASAGAGKADVLIAVTDRDSANLVAAQVARGKFHIPMVIARAYDPRAAAAYRSMGLNIFCPTEAGIDYVQELLQGGGEQ; the protein is encoded by the coding sequence ATGAAAATAATCATCATCGGCTGCAGCCGCCTGGGGGCCAGCCTGGCTAACCTCCTGGCCGCCCAAGGTCACGAGGTCAGTGTCATTGATCCTAAAGCCGAGGCCCTAGAACGGCTGGATCATGACTTTCCCGGCCAGACTTTTATCGGTGTCGGCATTGACCTGGAACTGCTGGCCAGCGCCGGGGCCGGGAAGGCCGATGTCCTGATAGCCGTTACCGATCGGGACAGCGCCAACCTGGTGGCTGCCCAGGTGGCCCGGGGAAAGTTTCACATCCCGATGGTTATTGCCCGGGCCTATGACCCCAGGGCCGCGGCCGCTTACCGGTCCATGGGGTTAAATATCTTTTGTCCCACTGAGGCCGGTATTGATTATGTGCAGGAATTACTCCAGGGTGGAGGTGAACAGTAA
- the trpE gene encoding anthranilate synthase component I — translation MIQPDRQTYLELAQKAPYVPVWAEVLADTETPISLYLRFANKPDSFLLESVEGGERLGRYSLIGFDPLLTFKIRAGKAYLTTRGQTELLPEKPVAALRRLMTQLSLPPVVGPRFCGGLVGYLGYDLAREIESLPGHAVDDLQLPDTYLTLHRVFLIYDHVLRTVRVGYLGRGGEEAAAGYEDAVAAVRRLLQAFDRPARACRQDSNLPFTTGPWQANVTRREFIQGVKKAKEYIAAGDIFQVVLSQRLSLPFTGDTLAVYRRLRALNPSPYMFYLNLPEVKLVGASPEMLVRVEGGKIDYSPIAGTRPRGRTPREDQELTRELLASEKERAEHLMLLDLGRNDIGRVAAPGSLQVPRQMVVEYYSHVMHLVSSITARLAPGKDALDALLACFPAGTVTGAPKVRAMEIIAELEPTARGPYAGAVGYLGLHGNLDTCIAIRTITFTRGQAFVQAGAGIVADSDPAGEYEETLNKARALLQVLNTREEENYAANDR, via the coding sequence GTGATCCAGCCTGACCGGCAAACCTACCTGGAGCTGGCCCAAAAGGCCCCTTATGTTCCCGTCTGGGCCGAGGTCCTGGCCGATACCGAAACTCCCATTTCCCTGTACTTAAGATTTGCGAATAAACCTGACAGCTTTTTGCTGGAAAGTGTTGAGGGCGGGGAGAGGCTGGGCCGCTACTCCCTGATCGGCTTTGATCCCTTGCTGACTTTTAAAATCCGGGCCGGGAAAGCTTATTTAACTACCCGGGGACAAACTGAGCTCCTCCCCGAAAAACCGGTGGCGGCTTTACGCCGATTAATGACGCAATTATCCCTACCGCCGGTTGTTGGGCCTCGTTTCTGCGGGGGATTGGTTGGTTACCTGGGTTACGACCTGGCCCGGGAAATAGAGAGCTTACCAGGCCACGCCGTGGATGACCTGCAACTGCCGGATACTTATCTAACCCTCCACCGGGTGTTTCTCATCTATGACCACGTCCTGCGAACGGTACGGGTGGGTTACCTGGGACGGGGGGGTGAAGAGGCGGCAGCGGGTTATGAAGATGCCGTAGCCGCAGTGCGGCGTCTCTTGCAGGCTTTTGATAGGCCTGCAAGAGCGTGCCGGCAGGACAGTAACCTTCCCTTTACTACTGGACCCTGGCAGGCCAATGTAACCCGGCGGGAATTTATCCAGGGAGTAAAAAAAGCCAAAGAATATATCGCTGCCGGGGATATCTTCCAGGTCGTCCTCTCCCAGCGCTTGAGCCTGCCCTTTACCGGCGATACCCTGGCTGTTTACCGGCGCCTGCGCGCCCTTAATCCTTCCCCCTATATGTTTTACCTGAACTTACCGGAAGTAAAACTGGTAGGGGCCTCCCCGGAAATGCTGGTTAGGGTAGAAGGTGGGAAGATTGACTACAGTCCCATTGCCGGTACCCGGCCCCGGGGCCGGACTCCCCGGGAGGACCAGGAGTTAACCAGGGAACTCCTGGCCAGTGAAAAGGAGCGGGCCGAGCATCTAATGCTCCTGGACCTGGGTCGCAACGACATCGGCCGGGTGGCAGCTCCCGGAAGTCTCCAGGTACCCCGGCAAATGGTAGTTGAATATTATTCCCACGTCATGCACCTGGTTTCCAGTATTACTGCCCGCCTGGCGCCGGGTAAGGACGCCCTGGACGCCTTACTCGCCTGTTTCCCGGCGGGTACGGTAACCGGGGCCCCGAAGGTGCGGGCCATGGAGATCATTGCCGAATTGGAGCCAACGGCGCGGGGACCTTATGCCGGTGCCGTGGGGTATCTCGGCCTTCACGGCAACCTGGATACCTGCATTGCCATCCGGACCATTACTTTTACCAGGGGGCAGGCCTTTGTCCAGGCCGGTGCCGGTATAGTTGCCGATTCCGACCCGGCGGGTGAATATGAAGAAACCTTGAATAAAGCCCGGGCTTTGCTCCAGGTGCTGAATACCAGGGAGGAAGAGAATTATGCTGCTAATGATCGATAA
- a CDS encoding APC family permease, whose translation MAAAAEKLELRRDVTVWGSYMWGYADVGADIYAALGLVMLWAKGATPLAFALAGLVYIMIGLAYTELAATYPVAGGGQYFTLRGLGDFWGFVAGSALLLDYTIDIALFATASAGYINFFLPFIFGIDINSLAISIGPLHHVNLVWMAEALLLVIFLIALNIRGMRESSLLNEVLGVIDILTESSIIIFGFLFAWRPEMLAHQWLTQFPTLKEFAYGSSLAIISFVGLESISQAAQETKRPATIVPRTSVSLIFTVFIFATAFSTMSLGVLPWQEIAESVGDPIATLAHAIPFIGFIAGPFAAVLGATILLISANSGVMSASRLTFAMSQFHFISEWFNAVHPRFRTPYRTIIIFSGIGILQIILSFLTPNAMDTLGNMYAFGATTGYILVFIALIKLRFTDPYSPRPYKVPLNIKINYRGRQVDFPGLAVLGTLGISTILFEVILTHAIGRIAGPAWVLLCFLYYAYYRRSKGYPVLGSIPRNWEEEQLKVLEAAEEYDLLEQYKLALAERDRKEAVSHAQ comes from the coding sequence TTGGCTGCGGCTGCAGAAAAGCTGGAACTCCGCCGGGATGTTACCGTCTGGGGCTCCTATATGTGGGGCTACGCCGATGTCGGCGCCGACATCTACGCCGCCCTGGGACTGGTCATGCTGTGGGCCAAGGGCGCTACTCCCCTGGCCTTCGCTCTGGCGGGTCTTGTTTACATTATGATTGGCCTGGCTTATACCGAGCTGGCGGCCACCTATCCCGTAGCCGGCGGCGGCCAGTATTTTACCCTGCGCGGCCTGGGCGACTTCTGGGGTTTTGTCGCCGGGTCCGCCTTGCTGCTGGATTATACCATCGACATTGCCCTCTTTGCCACGGCTTCTGCCGGTTATATCAACTTTTTCCTGCCCTTTATCTTCGGTATTGATATTAACTCCCTGGCCATTAGCATCGGGCCCCTGCACCATGTTAACCTGGTGTGGATGGCCGAAGCCTTGCTCCTGGTGATTTTCCTTATCGCCCTCAATATTCGCGGGATGCGGGAGTCCTCCCTGCTGAACGAGGTACTGGGGGTTATCGACATCCTTACGGAATCAAGTATCATCATCTTCGGTTTTCTCTTTGCCTGGCGGCCGGAAATGCTGGCCCACCAGTGGCTCACCCAGTTCCCCACCCTGAAAGAATTCGCCTACGGTTCCTCCCTGGCCATTATTTCCTTTGTCGGCCTGGAATCTATCTCCCAGGCGGCCCAGGAAACCAAACGGCCGGCAACCATCGTCCCCCGGACATCAGTGAGCCTGATCTTTACCGTTTTTATCTTTGCCACTGCCTTTTCCACCATGAGCCTGGGTGTCCTGCCCTGGCAGGAAATTGCCGAGTCCGTAGGTGACCCCATAGCCACCCTGGCCCACGCCATTCCCTTTATTGGTTTTATTGCCGGTCCCTTTGCCGCCGTGCTGGGAGCGACGATCCTCTTGATTTCGGCCAATTCGGGGGTTATGAGCGCCTCAAGGCTGACCTTTGCCATGAGCCAGTTTCACTTTATCAGCGAGTGGTTTAACGCCGTCCACCCACGTTTCCGGACTCCTTATCGTACCATCATCATTTTCTCCGGTATTGGTATACTCCAGATCATCCTTTCGTTCCTGACACCCAATGCTATGGATACCCTGGGTAACATGTATGCCTTCGGCGCCACCACGGGATACATCCTGGTCTTTATCGCTTTGATCAAACTGCGCTTTACCGATCCCTATTCGCCCCGGCCCTATAAAGTACCTTTGAACATCAAAATCAATTACCGCGGACGACAGGTTGATTTTCCCGGCCTGGCCGTTCTCGGCACCCTGGGGATCAGCACCATTCTTTTTGAGGTTATCCTTACCCATGCTATTGGCCGGATTGCCGGCCCGGCCTGGGTACTCCTCTGCTTCCTCTATTACGCCTATTACCGCCGGAGCAAGGGATACCCCGTTCTGGGCAGCATCCCCCGCAACTGGGAAGAAGAGCAACTAAAAGTCCTGGAAGCGGCGGAAGAATATGACCTGCTGGAACAATACAAGCTGGCCCTGGCCGAGCGCGACCGCAAGGAGGCTGTTTCTCATGCCCAGTGA
- a CDS encoding HutP family protein gives MEYGSKKVAAVAIKMALSESREEEARLKKEYAAAGIYTAAVDYGGEFINSMQKIVERAVVAAKREGVIKETHPEEGAVAGATREALSQIMPKALGLNVGGKIGIARWHDHLSVAIFFGIGLLHLDEVGVGLGHRAV, from the coding sequence ATGGAATACGGGAGCAAAAAAGTGGCGGCGGTAGCTATTAAGATGGCCCTGTCGGAAAGCCGGGAAGAAGAGGCGCGCTTAAAGAAGGAGTATGCCGCCGCTGGCATTTACACTGCAGCCGTTGATTACGGCGGCGAATTTATCAATTCCATGCAAAAAATCGTGGAACGGGCCGTAGTGGCCGCCAAAAGGGAAGGGGTCATAAAAGAAACCCACCCCGAGGAAGGGGCCGTTGCCGGGGCAACCCGGGAAGCCCTCTCCCAGATCATGCCCAAGGCCCTGGGTTTAAATGTAGGCGGTAAAATTGGCATTGCCCGCTGGCATGATCACTTGAGTGTGGCCATTTTCTTTGGCATCGGCCTGTTGCACCTGGATGAAGTAGGTGTTGGCCTGGGTCACCGGGCCGTCTGA
- the pabA gene encoding aminodeoxychorismate/anthranilate synthase component II, with the protein MLLMIDNYDSFTYNLVQYFLELGQEVVVRRNDAITLEEIAALQPDYLVLSPGPCTPNEAGISLAAITAFAGKIPILGVCLGHQSIAQAFGGRVVRAARLMHGKTSTITHDGKTIYRNLPNPFTATRYHSLIVAEETLPGCLEVTARSETGELMGLRHRHLAVEGVQFHPESILTAVGKELLQNFLEVYAKQAFMEAGTLPLQGLSGTNEYKAS; encoded by the coding sequence ATGCTGCTAATGATCGATAACTACGACTCCTTTACCTATAACCTGGTCCAGTATTTCCTGGAACTGGGACAGGAGGTGGTGGTGCGGCGTAATGACGCCATTACCCTGGAAGAAATTGCTGCCCTGCAGCCTGATTACCTGGTCCTTTCCCCCGGTCCCTGCACGCCCAATGAAGCGGGTATCTCCCTGGCGGCCATAACCGCCTTTGCCGGGAAAATCCCCATCCTGGGGGTTTGCCTGGGACACCAGAGTATAGCCCAGGCCTTTGGCGGCCGGGTAGTGCGGGCCGCGAGGCTGATGCACGGCAAGACCTCAACTATTACCCACGACGGTAAAACTATTTATCGTAACCTACCCAATCCCTTCACTGCCACCCGTTATCATTCCCTGATAGTAGCAGAAGAGACCCTGCCGGGCTGCCTGGAAGTCACAGCCCGCAGCGAAACCGGTGAATTAATGGGCTTGCGCCACCGCCACCTGGCGGTGGAAGGGGTCCAGTTCCACCCGGAATCCATCCTGACGGCGGTGGGCAAGGAATTGCTGCAAAATTTTTTAGAAGTATATGCTAAGCAAGCCTTCATGGAGGCTGGCACCCTTCCGCTTCAAGGCTTAAGTGGAACAAACGAATATAAAGCCAGCTAA
- a CDS encoding sodium-translocating pyrophosphatase, whose product MTSSVLKEDTGPKEMQVIAAAIREGAMAFLNRQYRTIAGLALIVAVLLALLTRQYHTAIAFITGAFASALSGYIGMYVAVNANLRVAAGARKSLNKALTVAFRGGAVTGLAVTALSLLGVTILFYAFGGATNPTQAPLDIVGFGFGASFVALFAQLGGGIYTKAADVGADLVGKVEAGIPEDDPRNPAVIADLVGDNVGDCAGRGADLFESTAAENIGAMILGIALVPVFGVKGIIFPLVARAAGIIASIIGMFFVKAEEDQDPMAALNRGYIVTSILAIVFLYPISRYMLSGPGVNFIYFYGAGIIGIVLSFIFVLITQYYTSYDYRPVKEIARASITGPATNIISGVAVGFESTALPVVFISLAILGAYWLGLKSGLPGGGLYGTAVATMGMLSTAAYILAMDTYGPITDNAGGIVEMSGAPEEVRRRTDRLDASGNTTKALTKGYAIGSAALATFLLFSAYIDEVKIALNIKGNFPVDIGKPEVFVGAFIAAMMVLLFSSTAIRAVGNAAQYVILEVRRQFKEIPGIMEGTAKPEYGACVDIVTRGALKEMVLPGLIAVITPIIVGLVLKAEAAAAFLMVGTITGVIVALFLNNGGGAWDNAKKYIELGNYGGKGSEAHKAGVVGDTVGDPFKDTAGPSLHVLVKLISTITLVLARLFI is encoded by the coding sequence ATGACCAGTAGTGTATTAAAAGAAGACACCGGACCCAAGGAAATGCAGGTCATTGCCGCGGCCATCCGGGAAGGGGCCATGGCCTTTTTAAACCGCCAGTATCGCACCATTGCCGGCCTGGCCCTGATCGTGGCCGTGCTCCTGGCTCTCCTCACGCGCCAGTACCACACTGCCATCGCCTTTATCACCGGGGCCTTTGCTTCAGCCTTATCCGGTTATATTGGCATGTACGTGGCAGTCAATGCCAACCTGCGGGTGGCCGCCGGGGCGCGCAAAAGCCTCAATAAAGCCCTGACCGTTGCCTTCCGCGGTGGTGCCGTTACCGGCCTGGCCGTTACCGCTCTATCCCTCCTGGGGGTAACCATCCTCTTCTACGCCTTTGGTGGTGCCACCAATCCCACCCAGGCTCCCCTGGATATTGTCGGCTTTGGCTTCGGTGCCAGCTTTGTCGCCCTTTTTGCCCAGCTGGGCGGTGGTATTTACACCAAAGCTGCCGACGTAGGGGCCGACCTGGTGGGTAAAGTAGAAGCCGGCATACCCGAAGACGACCCGCGCAACCCGGCCGTCATCGCCGACCTGGTGGGTGACAACGTAGGCGACTGCGCCGGCCGTGGTGCCGACCTGTTTGAATCCACGGCAGCAGAAAATATCGGCGCCATGATCCTGGGCATCGCCCTGGTGCCCGTCTTCGGGGTCAAAGGCATCATCTTTCCCCTGGTAGCCCGCGCGGCAGGGATTATCGCCTCCATAATCGGCATGTTTTTCGTCAAAGCGGAAGAAGATCAGGACCCCATGGCCGCCCTAAACCGGGGCTATATTGTTACCAGTATCCTGGCCATAGTCTTTTTGTATCCCATCAGCCGCTATATGTTGAGCGGCCCGGGGGTTAACTTCATTTATTTTTACGGCGCCGGGATCATCGGCATCGTCCTGAGCTTCATCTTTGTCCTCATCACCCAGTACTACACCTCCTATGACTACCGTCCGGTCAAGGAAATCGCCCGCGCCTCTATCACCGGCCCGGCCACGAACATCATCTCCGGCGTAGCCGTCGGTTTTGAGAGCACGGCGCTGCCGGTCGTCTTTATCTCCCTGGCCATCCTGGGAGCCTACTGGCTGGGACTGAAAAGTGGCCTGCCCGGCGGCGGCCTCTATGGCACCGCGGTGGCCACCATGGGTATGCTTAGCACGGCGGCCTACATCCTGGCCATGGACACCTACGGCCCCATAACCGATAACGCCGGCGGCATAGTCGAAATGTCCGGGGCACCGGAAGAAGTGCGGCGGCGTACCGACCGCCTGGACGCCTCCGGCAACACCACCAAGGCCCTGACCAAGGGTTATGCCATCGGCAGTGCCGCCCTGGCGACCTTCCTCCTCTTCTCGGCCTACATCGATGAAGTCAAAATAGCCCTGAATATCAAAGGCAATTTCCCCGTGGACATCGGCAAACCCGAGGTCTTTGTTGGCGCCTTCATCGCCGCCATGATGGTGCTGCTGTTCAGCTCCACCGCCATTCGCGCCGTGGGCAACGCCGCCCAGTACGTCATCCTGGAAGTCCGGCGCCAGTTTAAGGAAATCCCCGGCATTATGGAAGGCACGGCCAAGCCGGAGTATGGTGCGTGCGTGGACATTGTTACCAGGGGGGCCCTGAAGGAAATGGTCCTGCCGGGCCTGATAGCCGTGATTACCCCTATCATTGTCGGCCTGGTACTGAAGGCCGAGGCTGCCGCAGCCTTTCTCATGGTGGGGACCATCACCGGCGTCATCGTGGCCCTTTTCCTCAACAACGGCGGTGGTGCCTGGGATAATGCCAAAAAGTATATCGAGCTGGGCAACTATGGCGGCAAAGGGTCCGAAGCCCATAAAGCCGGTGTTGTCGGCGACACCGTGGGTGATCCCTTTAAAGATACTGCCGGGCCATCCCTGCATGTCCTGGTAAAACTCATCAGTACCATCACCCTGGTCCTGGCGCGTTTATTTATTTAA
- a CDS encoding pseudouridine synthase, which yields MRLQKYLARAGVASRRHAEEMIRAGRVRVNGQIVTAMGFQVEPGRDEVTVDGRPVTGPGEKVYVLLYKPPGYVTTVSDPQGRPKVIDLVKDITARLYPVGRLDYATEGLLLLTNDGELTLRLTHPRYRIPKTYLALVKGVPDANTMTHLRRGVKLEDGLTAPAGVRIRRVSQGHALLELTLREGRKREVRRMLAAVGHPVIWLQRIKFAFLTLAGLKPGEYRRLTPAEVARLYRLVGLDFPPR from the coding sequence ATGCGTTTGCAAAAATACCTGGCCCGGGCGGGGGTGGCTTCCCGGCGTCATGCCGAGGAGATGATCCGGGCCGGCCGGGTAAGGGTCAATGGCCAAATTGTGACGGCTATGGGTTTCCAGGTAGAGCCGGGCCGGGACGAGGTAACTGTTGATGGCCGGCCTGTTACCGGGCCGGGAGAAAAAGTCTATGTCTTACTATATAAGCCGCCCGGCTATGTAACAACGGTCTCCGACCCCCAGGGGCGGCCTAAAGTCATTGACCTGGTCAAGGACATAACTGCTAGATTATATCCCGTCGGCCGCCTGGATTATGCCACCGAAGGCCTTTTATTACTTACCAATGATGGGGAATTGACCTTACGCCTGACCCACCCGCGCTATCGTATACCTAAAACTTATCTGGCCCTGGTAAAAGGAGTGCCCGATGCTAATACTATGACCCATTTACGCCGGGGTGTCAAGCTGGAAGATGGCCTGACCGCCCCGGCCGGCGTACGGATCCGGCGGGTGAGCCAGGGCCATGCCCTGCTGGAATTAACCTTGCGGGAAGGGCGCAAGCGAGAGGTAAGGCGCATGCTGGCCGCAGTGGGTCACCCGGTAATCTGGCTGCAACGCATAAAATTTGCCTTCCTCACCCTGGCAGGTTTAAAACCGGGAGAATACCGCCGCCTTACCCCTGCCGAAGTAGCCCGGCTGTATCGCCTAGTAGGTTTAGATTTTCCTCCTCGTTGA
- the aroH gene encoding chorismate mutase → MEEKIQGLPAAGGKQESGGTKVRGLRGAVEVPENTASAILTATEGLLREIMVRNRLAVEDIISAIFTVTPDLNAAFPAEAARRLGWQEAALLCATEIPVPGSLAGIVRVLIHAYSDREPVHVYLGRAAQLRPDLR, encoded by the coding sequence ATGGAAGAAAAAATTCAGGGTTTACCCGCAGCCGGAGGCAAACAGGAATCCGGGGGGACAAAAGTACGGGGGCTGCGCGGGGCCGTGGAAGTGCCGGAGAATACGGCCTCCGCCATTCTCACGGCAACGGAAGGTTTGCTCCGCGAAATAATGGTCCGGAACAGGCTGGCAGTAGAAGATATTATCAGCGCCATTTTTACGGTGACGCCGGATCTCAACGCGGCCTTCCCGGCCGAGGCGGCACGGCGCCTGGGCTGGCAGGAAGCAGCCTTGTTATGTGCTACCGAAATACCGGTACCGGGGAGCCTGGCGGGGATTGTCCGCGTTTTAATCCATGCTTATAGCGACCGGGAACCGGTCCACGTTTATCTGGGCCGGGCAGCACAATTACGCCCGGATTTACGTTAG